A single region of the Vicia villosa cultivar HV-30 ecotype Madison, WI linkage group LG4, Vvil1.0, whole genome shotgun sequence genome encodes:
- the LOC131597396 gene encoding uncharacterized protein LOC131597396: MTYAQVLPYLDLNLVQLRTLATPAKLPASWDANARCEFHSGSPGHNIENCKALKHKVQDLLDSKAIEFTPTQGPNVVQNPMPPHGTHAANAIEVVEDAHLVKDVIELGSLLPLLKKELLRMSLYAGCGEFCTDCMVTSSVCDKVKGGIQQLMDSGYLQFERVRRPEMVENAVNVASIPYTPAKIPIPARAPPLVITLPGPVPYNSEKAIPWNYGGEVFYQGAKYEVKAPVEKKNVDNVVGIGRMTRSGRIFNPPQNTHDDNTEALAQAKGKRVVEDIVDQGQSSNSEDTVAKEMEEFLKIIKKSEYKVVDQLSQTQSKISILQLLLCSETHRNALCRLLSTAFVPPEISVNQLEGVVSNINVGNGLGFTDADLPSEGRNHNRALHISVECKGTMLSRVLVDNGSSLNVLPKSSLMRLDYSSVEIRPNELTVRAFDGSKRSVFGEVDLPIMIGPQLFTITFFVMDIHPYYSCLLGHPWIHAAGAVTSTLHQKLKFATQGKIVIICGEEEHVVSHLASFRYIDVEGEVHETPCQAFEAVQTIKIPYVENKKLEAPMSSLKEAKVVVESGHPEGWGRILDLPIKQDKCGIGYQLGQSSSNGAPKKPGTFVPIKFSSAGIVKDHICAANDDMDSDYDIEEWIKSCVPGQKLLNWSSEDIISIALDQK; encoded by the coding sequence atgacatatgcacaagtattgcCATATCTCGATTTGAATTTGGTCCAATTGAGGACTTTGGCCACTCCTGCTAAGTTGCCTGCCAGTTGGGATGCCAATGCAAGATGTGAGTTCCACTCTGGGTCACCTGGACATAATATTGAGAACTGTAAAGCATTGAAGCATaaagtccaggatcttctcgaCTCTAAAGCCATCGAGTTTACTCCTACTCAAGGACCTAATGTTGTTCAGAATCCTATGCCTCCCCATGGAACTCATGCGGCAAATGCTATTGAGGTTGTTGAAGACGCTCACCTGGTCAAGGATGTGATCGAATTGGGTTCATTGTTGCCATTATTGAAGAAGGAATTATTGAGGATGAGTCTATACGCTGGTTGTGGAGAATTCTGTACTGATTGCATGGTCACTTCCTCAGTTTGTGATAAGGTGAAAGGTGGGATTCAACAGTTGATGGATAGTGGGTATCTACAGTTTGAGCGTGTGCGACGTCCTGAAATGGTTGAAAACGCAGTTAATGTGGCATCCATCCCGTATACTCCTGCCAAGATTCCAATTCCTGCCAGAGCACCTCCTTTGGTTATTACACTTCCTGGTCCCGTCCCATATAACAGTGAAAAAGCAATCCCATGGAATTATGGGGGAGAAGTTTTCTACCAAGGGGCCAAGTACGAGGTTAAAGCTCCGGTTGAGAaaaaaaatgttgataatgttgtgGGCATTGGAAGAATGACGAGAAGTGGTCGTATTTTCAATCCTCCCCAGAATACTCACGATGATAATACAGAAGCTCTAGCTCAGGCAAAAGGGAAAAGAGTGGTAGAAGATATAGTGGATCAGGGGCAAAGCTCTAATTCTGAAGATACTGTGGCCAAAGAAATGGAAGAGTTCCTAAAGATCATCAAGAAAAGTGAGTATAAAGTGGTTGACCAGCTGAGTCAAACTCAATCAAAGATTTCGATTTTGCAGTTGCTCTTGTGTTCGGAGACACATCGAAATGCTTTATGTAGGCTTCTAAGTACTGCCTTTGTCCCCCCAGAAATCTCAGTGAATCAACTTGAAGGAGTGGTGTCAAACATCAACGTTGGTAATGGATTGGGGTTCACTGATGCAGACCTGCCTTCCGAAGGTAGAAACCACAATAGAGCTTTGCATATATCAGTGGAGTGTAAAGGGACTATGTTATCACGTGTTCTCGTGGATaatggatcttccttgaatgtatTACCAAAGTCGTCTTTGATGAGGCTAGATTATTCTAGTGTTGAGATAAGGCCGAATGAATTGACGGTGAGAGCCTTTGATGGATCAAAGAGATCAGTGTTTGGGGAGGTTGACTTGCCGATAATGATAGGCCCTCAGCTTTTCACTATTACTTTCTTTGTGATGGATATCCACCCGTATTACAGTTGTCTCCTGGGACATCCATGGATCCATGCCGCTGGGGCCGTGACTTCCACATTGCATCAGAAACTCAAATTTGCGACTCAAGGAAAGATAGTCATAATATGTGGGGAGGAAGAACACGTGGTAAGCCATCTTGCGTCCTTCAGGTATATTGACGTGGAAGGAGAGGTCCACGAGACACCATGCCAAGCCTTTGAGGCTGTCCAGACTATCAAGATCCCTTATGTTGAAAATAAGAAGTTGGAGGCTCCCATGTCTTCACTAAAGGAAGCTAAAGTTGTGGTTGAATCTGGTCATCCTGAAGGATGGGGCCGAATCTTGGATTTGCCAATCAAGCAAGATAAATGTGGGATTGGATATCAGTTGGGCCAGAGTTCATCTAATGGGGCCCCCAAGAAGCCTGGAACCTTTGTTCCAATCAAGTTCTCTAGTGCTGGCATTGTCAAGGATCATATTTGTGCTGCTAATGACGATATGGATAGCGATTATGACATTGAAGAATGGATCAAGTCGTGTGTCCCGGGACAGAAGCTTCTCAACTGGTCATCTGAAGACATCATCTCAATTGCTCTTGATCAA